The Montipora capricornis isolate CH-2021 chromosome 6, ASM3666992v2, whole genome shotgun sequence genome has a window encoding:
- the LOC138051676 gene encoding uncharacterized protein, translating to MKIHLVVVLWMITAVCCVAYDCPKQCKCGKTVQCSLRNLAILKRILPTNITRLDLSSAGIRKIPPGAFENFTSLRYLSLANNSIAFLPRHSFKGLHNLRELNLQNNGQLKLSEDFDKSLPSLKTLRLDANTADNLPEGLLNSTHTVNVSIDRRKENVHCDFYKRPREECTELSYPICTEIMDIKEDLIKHSPFPKHSCVLASCENKQRKHKVVCLASKTMANSTCWPGMIGENTGVKLALWTFGLLAVTSNLLVLVTLICNSQVRRSALCIFIMNLLLGNILIGVHIVIVTVSDTVTYGESSKCHQERWEAKLCVPLFIVKNIGLIVVVLSLALLTIERFVVIILKLPRLIDTCRAIGYVFESWILAAIATVVLWTKAGNWGYLCSTFSGSKYFADISKGINLTLVGICFTLICFHIFILCWTKLNDHELIEAVDYRNTIRTFLLVLSTFLTWAVPYILFLLRVSGIFTEEIATQTMAISLSLNACLHTFLYAFDNDHLANLYNALSCRQEEDKEKTLKSEKCEKMRKDIEMGQLTTQKSPESLSLVSVKPPETTDDSLNVLSSTELNQCPAATERRGSELTKAEGAVIITNKSPTNPSHGEATVLLHSPPSSPTTSTRCNRAPDEGVSECGTISSDTNVTWLSSECPSVSPNSPNTLLKLNDGNSTLSSMVSSIAPSKSPSNASTLQRPKRRFNFVGKEGKRRLSKGGMDTSLDHCDDEVIKAEENKDENQNTKRERRMSPVRDIIVRVLSPKVKKRPKTLDCVPTTLDDSNDVVLPPHKRAKSLLEGKEAENMQVSHCTTNPLRPLSPVRLRDKRSPPESTKDKRNGVLVFRAGSDGLEIHEDATSPTLSRSAMCAEHTSPKSSSKAKDWERLATFLVIKPVSPRSKIKISDKDKKKGRHSLPDTVIKCPDRVRIFENPAINLERETVFPAQPCSPTSPLSPTRHLAKQEEGDKLAELPLGLKQKNRVSTASTASRVSKTSLEWDNSDSYKYGDEDVMPPPPPPSPPPIPDLPPTPQPSPGPERKAESADHVECVQVRLDPANRYSLEWDPTGVQMRLSVISQDSLVDGSKSPSFLRQKPEPEYV from the exons atgaaaatacaTCTGGTGGTGGTCCTATGGATGATTACAGCGGTCTGTTGTGTAGCATACGACTGTCCGAAGCAGTGCAAGTGTGGAAAGACAGTTCAGTGCAGCCTACGCAACCTAGCGATTTTGAAGAGAATCTTACCGACGAACATCACACGTCT TGATCTATCGTCGGCAGGGATACGCAAAATCCCACCTGGAGCTTTTGAGAATTTCACTTCACTTCGATATCT GTCCCTTGCAAACAACTCTATCGCATTTCTTCCGAGGCATTCCTTCAAAGGACTTCACAACTTACGAGAACT GAACCTTCAAAATAATGGTCAACTTAAGTTGAGCGAAGATTTCGACAAAAGTCTTCCTTCCCTGAAGACTCTGCGCTTGGATGCTAATACTGCAGATAACTTGCCTGAAGGTCTGCTGAACAGCACACACACTGTTAATGTATCCATTGACAGAAGAAAGGAAAACGTGCATTGCGACTTCTACAAAAGACCGCGAGAAGAATGCACAGAACTATCCTACCCTATTTGCACGGAAATTATGGACATTAAGGAGGACCTCATAAAACATTCTCCCTTTCCTAAGCATTCCTGTGTTCTTGCGAGCTGTGAAAACAAGCAAAGGAAACACAAGGTTGTGTGCCTCGCATCGAAGACAATGGCGAACAGCACTTGTTGGCCAGGAATGATTGGTGAAAACACCGGCGTGAAGCTAGCGTTGTGGACGTTTGGGTTGCTCGCTGTTACTTCAAATCTCCTCGTTTTGGTTACGTTAATTTGCAACAGTCAAGTTCGCCGCTCTGCACTCTGTATTTTCATCATGAATTTGCTCCTAGGGAATATTTTAATTGGCGTTCACATTGTCATAGTAACGGTCTCCGATACAGTCACATACGGGGAGTCTTCTAAGTGCCACCAAGAACGCTGGGAAGCCAAGTTATGCGTACCGCTGTTCATCGTGAAAAACATCGGGCTCATCGTCGTCGTTCTTTCACTTGCGCTTTTGACCATCGAGAGATTCGTtgttatcattttaaaattgcCCCGTCTCATAGATACATGTCGAGCAATTGGCTATGTGTTTGAAAGCTGGATACTTGCAGCGATTGCCACAGTTGTATTATGGACCAAAGCCGGTAATTGGGGATACCTTTGTTCCACGTTTTCCGGCAGTAAATATTTTGCGGACATTAGCAAAGGCATTAATCTCACTTTAGTGGGCATTTGCTTTACGTTAATATGCTTCCACATATTTATCTTGTGTTGGACGAAACTAAACGATCACGAACTGATCGAAGCTGTCGATTATAGAAACACAATCCGGACATTCCTTCTTGTACTCTCTACGTTTCTAACCTGGGCAGTTCCATACATTCTCTTTTTATTGAGAGTCTCTGGAATTTTTACAGAAGAAATAGCAACTCAGACGATGGCTATTTCATTGTCGCTAAACGCTTGCTTGCATACCTTCTTGTACGCGTTCGACAACGACCATTTGGCAAATCTTTACAACGCCTTGTCTTGTAGACAGGAAGAGGACAAAGAGAAAACTTTGAAATCTGAGAAATGCGAAAAAATGAGAAAGGACATAGAAATGGGTCAGTTAACTACACAGAAATCTCCTGAGTCTTTGTCTCTGGTTTCGGTGAAACCACCTGAGACGACAGACGATTCTTTGAACGTTTTATCAAGCACGGAACTCAATCAATGTCCAGCAGCCACGGAACGGAGAGGTTCTGAGTTAACAAAGGCCGAAGGTGCCGTTATTATCACCAATAAATCTCCAACCAATCCTAGCCACGGAGAAGCCACTGTTCTTTTACACTCCCCTCCATCGTCCCCAACAACGTCCACGAGATGTAACCGAGCGCCCGACGAAGGCGTCAGCGAGTGCGGTACGATATCCTCCGACACAAATGTCACGTGGTTGAGCAGCGAATGCCCGAGCGTTTCCCCGAACTCTCCCAATACGCTTTTGAAACTCAACGACGGAAATTCAACGCTTTCCAGCATGGTGTCTTCTATCGCTCCTAGCAAATCGCCATCTAACGCAAGTACTCTACAGCGCCCTAAACGCAGATTTAACTTCGTAGGTAAAGAAGGAAAACGACGACTCTCAAAAGGAGGCATGGATACCTCATTGGATCACTGTGACGATGAAGTGATAAAAGctgaagaaaacaaagatgAAAATCAAAACACTAAACGCGAGAGACGAATGAGCCCCGTCCGCGATATAATTGTTCGGGTCCTCTCGCCGAAGGTTAAAAAGAGGCCGAAGACTCTAGACTGTGTTCCGACAACACTCGACGACTCAAATGATGTTGTTTTACCTCCTCATAAACGAGCTAAATCACTATTAGAAGGAAAAGAGGCCGAAAACATGCAAGTGAGCCATTGTACTACGAATCCGCTAAGACCGTTATCGCCCGTGCGTCTTCGAGACAAACGATCTCCTCCGGAAAGTACTAAAGACAAACGCAACGGCGTCTTGGTATTTCGGGCAGGATCTGATGGATTAGAAATTCACGAGGATGCAACTTCGCCAACATTATCCAGGTCTGCAATGTGTGCAGAACACACTTCCCCAAAATCTTCGAGTAAAGCAAAGGATTGGGAACGGCTTGCTACATTTTTGGTCATAAAGCCAGTATCTCCGAGGTCTAAAATAAAGATCAGCGACAAGgacaaaaagaaaggaaggcACAGTCTTCCAGACACAGTGATCAAATGCCCTGATCGTGTGAGAATCTTTGAAAATCCAGCGATAAATTTGGAGCGCGAGACAGTTTTCCCCGCACAGCCTTGTAGTCCGACTTCGCCCCTGTCTCCAACCAGACACCTCGCAAAACAGGAGGAAGGAGACAAACTCGCTGAATTGCCACTTggactaaaacaaaagaatcgtGTTAGTACTGCTTCTACCGCATCGCGTGTCTCTAAGACGAGCCTAGAATGGGATAATTCCGACTCTTACAAATATGGAGACGAAGACGTAATGCCTCCGCCGCCACCCCCTTCCCCTCCGCCAATCCCAGACTTACCCCCTACCCCACAACCTAGTCCCGGACCTGAGAGAAAAGCAGAATCCGCTGACCATGTGGAATGCGTCCAAGTTAGACTCGATCCTGCGAATCGATACAGCCTCGAGTGGGATCCGACTGGTGTGCAAATGAGACTTAGCGTGATTTCACAGGATTCGTTGGTGGATGGGAGTAAAAGTCCGAGTTTTCTTCGGCAGAAACCAGAGCCAGAGTATGTGTAG